From one Chloroflexota bacterium genomic stretch:
- a CDS encoding YfhO family protein, with protein sequence MPEKRHLQEDLPNTPILGAAVDFTLMKQFIRRHRHDLVALLVLALATTLFHAGGLKPGQTFLPVDLANNNPPWRDGPLQPLQNPLITDPLYQFYPFLQFAIDTVEAGSWPLWNPHIFLGHPVIADPIAQPFYPVFVLLGVATGAARAISIGLWFHILLAGFFTYGFLRALRLNYRAALLGALIFALSGYLVTWFETLFWTSTLAWLPGVLLAFELGIQRRNWALIGLAGLILGIAYLAGQLTFALTFAIFLVLYAVGRAMEQRPDRRAGVWAVMAAIVAAAIGALISAVQILPFDQFLALSHRVAAQGLRDPLPASQLISLLIPGFFGNPTSIGDYWGYFNFSEGTIYTGMPALLLALIAPFFAQRRFLATYLLLLSAIVLYFAVGGPGVELLATFPGIKYLSLHRTLFLLPLLIGTLAAMTLDSQEGSLVPLFVAAAALFLAVVAAYFLNLANIQTHMDALFPYFGLAALVLAATVLLFTLGVRQPSWQPWTQWALIALVYFELFLLGARFNPTGPIEQLMPETPAIEFLKENAPPYRIAPYSRGSTVVMGPNIPTIFELAQGGGYSSIVPMAHLVLAELGDPTGRHWNWIGLSDPSTRLLDLLQVRYVIWTDPVKDVNPVPEHLLDSCESTSGQITADHPLNGLFSVRNSAVNRLDFRFRVLSDDPGNLVVRMWSDVDRHRQMLEEQIDGVSVADGQWTTIYFAPELDAPGKTYAWEISSQGPSETSSIALCTDSQGQPATALFGSPWRDAYDGEVAIQERLSPLPRAFVAYAVENVWGRRPVLVRLMEDTFDVRNVVINDRLEGLPVTPPRPADPAKITHYGLTEIEIQATAREPGILVLGDQYHPGWTATLDGQDTEVLQVNQVWRGVVLPAGTHTVTFRFQPDSLRLGGALSLLGVALVAILIGFGLFRSRHRST encoded by the coding sequence GTGCCCGAAAAACGCCACCTGCAGGAAGACCTTCCCAACACCCCGATATTGGGGGCGGCTGTCGATTTTACGCTCATGAAACAATTTATCCGTCGCCATAGACACGACCTGGTGGCATTGCTTGTCCTGGCACTGGCCACCACCCTGTTCCACGCAGGTGGTCTCAAACCGGGACAGACGTTTTTGCCTGTGGACCTGGCAAACAACAATCCCCCCTGGCGCGACGGGCCTCTGCAACCCCTCCAGAACCCCCTGATCACCGATCCGCTTTACCAGTTTTATCCCTTTTTGCAATTCGCCATCGACACCGTGGAAGCGGGCAGTTGGCCCCTTTGGAATCCTCATATTTTCCTGGGGCATCCTGTTATTGCCGATCCAATCGCACAGCCTTTCTACCCGGTTTTCGTTCTCCTGGGAGTAGCGACCGGCGCAGCGCGGGCTATTTCTATCGGCCTTTGGTTCCATATCCTGTTGGCCGGTTTTTTCACCTACGGATTCCTCCGAGCCCTCAGGTTGAATTATCGCGCCGCTCTGCTGGGCGCTCTCATCTTCGCCCTCAGTGGCTATCTTGTCACCTGGTTCGAAACGCTCTTCTGGACCAGTACCCTGGCATGGTTGCCTGGTGTACTGCTCGCATTCGAGTTGGGCATCCAGCGCCGCAATTGGGCCCTGATCGGGTTGGCCGGGTTGATCCTGGGAATAGCTTACCTGGCAGGCCAACTGACATTCGCGTTGACTTTCGCCATTTTCCTCGTTCTGTACGCCGTGGGCCGTGCCATGGAACAGCGCCCTGACCGGCGGGCAGGCGTGTGGGCAGTCATGGCTGCTATCGTGGCTGCGGCAATCGGCGCCCTGATCTCGGCCGTTCAGATTCTGCCCTTTGATCAGTTCCTGGCCCTGAGTCACCGGGTCGCCGCGCAGGGGCTGAGAGATCCGTTGCCTGCCTCCCAGCTCATCTCCCTTCTCATACCAGGTTTCTTTGGCAACCCCACGTCAATCGGCGACTATTGGGGCTACTTCAATTTCAGTGAGGGTACCATCTACACAGGCATGCCCGCCCTTCTGCTCGCCCTGATCGCGCCCTTTTTTGCACAGCGACGCTTCCTTGCGACCTATCTGTTGTTACTCAGCGCAATCGTTCTCTACTTTGCGGTTGGAGGCCCCGGCGTCGAATTGCTGGCCACTTTTCCAGGCATCAAGTATCTGTCTCTCCACCGCACCCTCTTCTTGCTGCCCCTGCTGATCGGCACGCTGGCCGCAATGACCCTCGACTCACAGGAGGGGTCCCTGGTACCACTGTTTGTCGCTGCCGCTGCTCTTTTCCTGGCAGTCGTGGCTGCATATTTCCTGAATCTGGCCAACATTCAGACCCACATGGACGCCCTGTTTCCCTATTTCGGGCTTGCCGCCCTGGTCCTGGCAGCAACAGTCCTTCTATTCACCCTTGGAGTTCGGCAACCATCCTGGCAACCCTGGACCCAATGGGCTCTGATTGCCCTGGTCTATTTTGAACTTTTCCTGCTTGGCGCCAGGTTCAATCCCACCGGGCCGATCGAGCAGTTAATGCCTGAAACGCCGGCGATCGAATTCCTGAAAGAAAACGCGCCGCCCTATCGCATTGCACCTTATTCCCGGGGCAGCACTGTCGTGATGGGACCCAATATCCCGACGATCTTTGAACTCGCCCAGGGAGGCGGCTATTCCTCGATCGTGCCCATGGCTCATCTCGTGTTGGCCGAATTAGGCGATCCAACCGGGCGGCATTGGAACTGGATAGGCCTGAGCGATCCATCGACCCGATTGCTGGATCTTCTACAGGTGCGATACGTGATCTGGACAGATCCGGTGAAGGATGTCAATCCGGTCCCCGAGCATCTCCTCGATTCCTGCGAAAGCACCTCAGGACAGATCACCGCAGATCATCCCCTGAACGGCCTCTTTTCAGTGCGGAACTCGGCCGTGAACCGCCTGGACTTTCGCTTCCGCGTTCTCAGTGACGACCCAGGCAACCTGGTCGTTCGCATGTGGTCAGATGTGGACCGTCACCGCCAGATGCTGGAAGAACAGATAGATGGCGTCTCCGTTGCAGATGGCCAGTGGACCACCATCTACTTTGCTCCAGAACTGGATGCGCCAGGAAAGACCTATGCGTGGGAGATCTCCTCGCAAGGGCCGTCGGAAACGAGCAGCATCGCACTCTGCACCGACTCGCAGGGGCAACCTGCTACAGCCCTTTTTGGCAGCCCATGGCGCGACGCCTACGACGGCGAGGTGGCCATTCAGGAAAGATTGTCTCCCCTGCCCCGGGCCTTCGTCGCGTACGCGGTCGAAAATGTGTGGGGTCGACGGCCCGTACTCGTGCGCCTGATGGAGGACACCTTCGATGTACGGAATGTGGTCATCAACGACAGGCTCGAAGGCCTGCCTGTCACACCACCGAGGCCGGCCGACCCTGCCAAGATTACTCACTACGGCCTCACAGAGATCGAAATACAGGCCACGGCCAGGGAACCCGGTATCCTGGTCCTGGGTGACCAGTATCATCCGGGATGGACAGCCACCCTGGACGGGCAGGACACTGAAGTCCTGCAGGTGAACCAGGTGTGGCGGGGTGTTGTCCTGCCTGCAGGTACACACACCGTAACTTTCCGTTTTCAACCAGATTCCCTTCGCCTGGGTGGCGCGCTGAGCCTTCTCGGTGTTGCCCTGGTCGCGATCCTGATTGGCTTTGGCCTGTTCCGATCGCGACATCGCTCGACTTAG